Proteins co-encoded in one Candidatus Pelagibacter sp. RS40 genomic window:
- a CDS encoding ABC transporter permease — MLLLVLKRILLGFITLFIVSLITFSGVEVLPGDACTTYLEREAYGAALEACYERLGLNTPAHERYISWAAGVLQGDFGYSLSGEMRINDVLGPRVKNSMVLASASILIGIPIALLLGIITALWRDKLPDIIISTITIFSMTIPEFISATLLILIVAIWLEWLPGIVIVPTGASISELLPNIILPVIAISMIMTAHMARMVRSSVIQVMASDYVQMAILKGVPYWTMVFKHVLPNALLPAINVVALTIAWLLGGVVVTEVVFNYPGLGRLVIESISNRDLPVVQALAIILASIYVSINLIADLMTLMLNPRLKSLQIKK; from the coding sequence ATGTTATTATTAGTATTAAAGAGAATACTTCTAGGTTTTATCACTCTTTTTATAGTCTCTTTAATTACGTTTTCTGGTGTTGAGGTTTTGCCCGGAGATGCTTGTACAACTTATCTTGAAAGAGAAGCATACGGTGCAGCTTTAGAGGCATGTTATGAAAGATTAGGTTTAAACACACCAGCGCATGAACGATATATTTCATGGGCAGCTGGAGTTCTTCAAGGTGATTTTGGTTATTCTTTAAGTGGTGAAATGAGAATAAACGATGTCTTAGGACCAAGGGTTAAAAACTCTATGGTTCTTGCATCTGCCTCTATACTTATAGGAATTCCTATTGCTTTATTACTTGGAATTATAACTGCTCTTTGGAGAGATAAACTTCCAGATATTATAATTTCAACAATTACAATTTTTTCAATGACAATTCCTGAATTTATTAGTGCAACATTATTAATTTTAATTGTTGCTATTTGGTTAGAGTGGCTTCCTGGAATTGTAATTGTACCAACGGGTGCATCAATTTCAGAATTATTACCCAATATCATTTTACCTGTAATTGCAATTTCAATGATTATGACTGCGCACATGGCAAGAATGGTCAGATCAAGTGTTATTCAAGTTATGGCAAGTGACTATGTTCAAATGGCAATTTTAAAAGGAGTTCCATATTGGACAATGGTATTTAAGCATGTGCTTCCTAACGCTTTACTACCAGCAATAAATGTAGTGGCTCTTACAATTGCATGGTTGTTAGGGGGAGTTGTTGTAACGGAAGTTGTTTTTAACTACCCAGGTCTTGGTAGATTAGTAATAGAATCTATCTCGAATAGGGATTTGCCCGTTGTTCAAGCTCTAGCAATTATTTTAGCATCAATTTATGTGAGCATTAATTTAATTGCAGATCTTATGACGTTAATGCTCAACCCAAGACTTAAATCCCTACAAATTAAAAAATAA
- a CDS encoding ABC transporter permease: MTLEKEQKKNNLQKVYEVIKTMASKPSGLIGLSILLFHVILAITSPLYVPYDYKAIDPSLMLQAPSSEYWFGTDSLGRDVFTRTILGGRTALTVTFFGSLIALLWGGALGIFCGLVGGKIDDVVMRIIDAFLSIPWILAMLLIVSLLGTTTLVLIPALGFFYGKGIVRVARAATHDVIAKDFIVSARARGHSNLSIIWNEILPNVRDAIMVEGAMRWSWMLLGFSSLSFLGFGVSPPTPDWGLMISNARGLMSFAYWAVLAPIFGLSSLIIGINLTADAFAKALGIDRSTKAPV, translated from the coding sequence ATGACATTAGAAAAAGAACAAAAGAAAAATAATCTACAAAAAGTATATGAGGTAATAAAAACTATGGCTTCAAAACCTTCAGGTTTGATTGGTTTAAGTATTTTGTTGTTCCATGTGATACTTGCAATAACAAGTCCTTTATATGTACCTTATGATTATAAAGCGATTGATCCTTCGTTAATGCTTCAAGCACCATCATCTGAATATTGGTTTGGAACTGATAGTTTAGGAAGAGATGTTTTTACTAGGACCATCTTAGGAGGCAGAACTGCTTTAACAGTTACATTTTTTGGTTCTTTAATTGCGTTACTTTGGGGTGGTGCATTGGGAATATTTTGTGGACTGGTTGGTGGAAAAATAGATGACGTTGTTATGAGAATTATAGACGCGTTTTTGTCGATTCCATGGATCTTAGCAATGCTTTTAATTGTTTCTTTATTAGGAACTACTACACTTGTTTTAATTCCAGCGCTCGGTTTCTTTTATGGAAAAGGTATTGTTAGAGTAGCAAGGGCAGCAACACACGATGTGATTGCTAAAGATTTTATAGTTTCAGCAAGGGCAAGAGGTCATAGCAACTTATCAATAATCTGGAATGAAATTTTACCAAATGTAAGAGATGCAATTATGGTCGAAGGAGCTATGAGATGGTCATGGATGTTACTTGGATTTAGTTCATTATCTTTTTTAGGATTTGGAGTAAGTCCTCCAACACCAGATTGGGGTTTAATGATTTCAAATGCAAGAGGATTAATGTCTTTTGCGTACTGGGCAGTGTTAGCTCCAATATTTGGATTAAGTTCATTAATCATTGGAATTAATTTAACAGCTGATGCATTTGCAAAAGCACTTGGAATAGACAGATCAACAAAGGCACCCGTTTAA
- a CDS encoding ABC transporter ATP-binding protein: protein MDSAVQTINNLTIGFTSQKGKQISILKNISTTIKKGETVGIVGESGSGKSTLALAMMGYVKHGLYTISGECLFHSNNLLEMKNKDLENIRGRKIAMIPQNAGQSLTPNLKIGYQIDEALKLHTDLKKEERDKKISELLNKVRLPSPEIMAQRYPHELSGGQQQRVAVAMALAGNPELLLLDEPTTGLDVTTQAHVLELLNFIAKDTGTSMVYVSHDLGAIAQVSDRVIVMYSGEIVLDGPVRSILKNPIHPYTFGLLKSIPKLTSPGLPDSMSGSQPQPGTIKTGCSFYERCDLAEDKCKNNSPTLEYIDDLNTSVRCFKYKELINVKETNLDTVKSINNDVLQNEILDISKVSISYAKQKFIDQLLNKIDDSNPTVQDINININKGETLALVGESGSGKSTILKSIAGLLKTKDGMIKFDKDKVLSNDIKMRDPGFLRAIQLIFQNPDESLNPNHTVEEIVSQPLRLYFGLKGDELKQKIIEVLEKVRLGEFYLTRYPRQLSGGEKQRVAVARAFAAKPDIILCDEVTSALDVSVQAAVLNLLQELKEDFGTTYIFVSHDLAVVRAISDRVAVLYQGRLCEIGPSKNVYQLPSHPYTEVLLGAVLEPDPDVKPKLVAEDIVEEKPPEKGCSFQGRCPRILGDICKNEVPPWQIGENGNSIRCHIKVEDLKKQQNIN from the coding sequence ATGGATAGTGCGGTTCAAACAATAAATAATCTTACAATTGGATTTACAAGTCAAAAAGGAAAACAGATTTCCATTCTAAAAAATATTTCAACCACCATTAAAAAAGGTGAGACTGTTGGGATTGTTGGAGAGTCTGGCTCAGGAAAAAGTACTCTAGCTTTAGCTATGATGGGCTATGTAAAACACGGCCTTTATACCATTTCTGGAGAGTGCTTATTCCATTCAAATAATCTTCTAGAAATGAAAAATAAAGATCTAGAAAATATAAGGGGTAGAAAAATAGCAATGATCCCACAAAATGCCGGTCAATCACTTACTCCTAATCTTAAAATTGGATATCAAATTGATGAGGCTTTAAAATTACATACAGATTTAAAAAAAGAGGAAAGAGATAAAAAAATATCAGAATTACTGAATAAAGTTAGATTGCCTTCGCCCGAGATAATGGCCCAAAGATATCCACATGAATTATCAGGCGGACAGCAACAAAGGGTAGCTGTTGCAATGGCTTTAGCAGGTAATCCCGAACTTTTGTTATTAGATGAACCAACAACGGGATTAGATGTAACAACACAGGCCCATGTATTAGAATTATTAAATTTTATTGCAAAAGATACAGGAACCTCAATGGTTTATGTAAGTCATGATCTTGGAGCAATAGCACAAGTTAGCGATAGAGTAATTGTTATGTATTCTGGTGAAATTGTTTTAGATGGTCCAGTAAGAAGTATATTAAAAAACCCAATTCATCCGTATACATTTGGATTATTAAAGTCTATTCCAAAACTTACCTCTCCAGGTTTACCAGACTCTATGTCAGGTAGCCAACCTCAGCCAGGAACAATTAAAACAGGGTGTAGTTTTTATGAGAGATGCGATCTTGCAGAAGATAAATGTAAAAATAATTCACCAACTTTAGAATACATTGATGATTTAAATACGAGCGTTAGATGTTTTAAATATAAAGAATTAATCAACGTAAAAGAAACAAATCTAGACACTGTAAAATCAATAAACAATGATGTTTTGCAAAACGAAATTTTAGATATTTCAAAAGTTTCAATTAGTTATGCTAAACAAAAGTTTATCGATCAGTTGTTAAATAAAATTGATGATAGCAATCCAACAGTCCAAGATATTAATATCAATATTAACAAAGGAGAAACTCTCGCGCTAGTAGGGGAGTCTGGTAGTGGGAAATCAACGATATTAAAATCAATTGCAGGATTATTAAAAACAAAAGATGGAATGATAAAGTTTGATAAAGATAAAGTTTTATCAAATGATATAAAAATGAGAGATCCAGGTTTTTTAAGAGCAATTCAATTGATATTTCAAAATCCAGATGAATCTTTAAATCCAAATCATACTGTTGAAGAAATAGTATCACAGCCTTTAAGATTATATTTTGGATTAAAGGGAGACGAACTAAAACAAAAAATTATAGAAGTGCTTGAAAAAGTTAGACTTGGGGAATTTTATTTAACAAGATACCCAAGACAATTATCAGGAGGTGAAAAACAAAGAGTTGCTGTTGCAAGAGCATTTGCTGCAAAACCAGATATTATTCTTTGTGATGAAGTAACCTCTGCACTTGATGTTTCAGTTCAAGCAGCTGTATTAAACTTACTTCAAGAATTAAAAGAGGATTTTGGTACAACTTATATATTTGTATCTCACGATCTAGCAGTTGTAAGAGCAATTAGTGATAGAGTTGCAGTTTTATATCAAGGAAGACTATGTGAAATTGGTCCTTCAAAAAATGTTTATCAATTACCATCACATCCGTATACTGAAGTTCTATTAGGTGCAGTTTTAGAGCCTGATCCAGATGTAAAACCAAAATTAGTTGCTGAAGATATAGTTGAAGAGAAGCCACCCGAAAAAGGCTGCTCTTTTCAAGGCAGATGTCCCAGAATCCTTGGTGATATTTGTAAAAACGAGGTCCCACCATGGCAAATTGGTGAAAATGGAAACTCAATACGTTGCCATATAAAAGTAGAGGATTTAAAAAAACAACAAAATATCAATTAG